Proteins encoded in a region of the Arvicanthis niloticus isolate mArvNil1 chromosome 16, mArvNil1.pat.X, whole genome shotgun sequence genome:
- the Palld gene encoding palladin isoform X4 gives MSALASRATTMQSSGSFNYARPKQFIAAQNLGPASGLPTPTSSPSSSSLPSPLSPTPRPFGRAPGPPFVEPEAMWGPSSPSPPPPPPPVFSPSTAYPVPDVFPLPPPPPPLPSSTSQCASPARFGPSQTPAAFLSALLPSQPPPVAVNALGLPKGVTPAGFPKKASRTARIASDEEIQGTKDAVIQDLERKLRFKEDLLNNGQPRLTYEERMARRLLGADSANVFNIQEPEETAANQDAGAPRASVGGPLDGQKEYKVSSCEQRLISEIEYRLERSPVDESGDEVQDAEVPVENAAAPCFEMKLKHYKIFEGMPVTFTCRVAGNPKPKIYWFKDGKQISPKSDHYTIQRDLDGTCSLHTTASTLDDDGNYTIMAANPQGRVSCTGRLMVQAVNQRGRSPRSPSGHPHARRPRSRSRDSGDENEPIQERFFRPHFLQAPGDLTVQEGKLCRMDCKVSGLPTPDLSWQLDGKPIRPDSAHKMLVRENGVHSLIIEPVTSRDAGIYTCIATNRAGQNSFNLELVVAAKEAHKAPVFIEKLQNTGVADGYPVRLECRVLGVPPPQIFWKKENESLTHSTERVSMHQDNHGYICLLIQGATKEDAGWYTVSAKNEAGIVSCTARLDVYTQWHQQPQTTKPKKVRPSASRYAALSDQGLDIKAAFQPEASPSHLTLNSGLVESEDL, from the exons ATGAGCGCGCTGGCCTCCCGCGCCACCACCATGCagtcctctggctccttcaactACGCGCGCCCCAAGCAGTTCATCGCGGCGCAGAACCTGGGTCCCGCGTCGGGGCTGCCCACGCCCACCTCCAGTCCCAGCTCCTCCAGCCTGCCGTCGCCGCTGTCCCCAACACCCAGGCCGTTCGGCCGCGCGCCCGGGCCGCCCTTCGTGGAACCCGAGGCCATGTGGGGCCCGTCCTCGCCCtcgccgccaccgccgccaccgccgGTCTTCAGCCCCTCCACGGCCTACCCGGTGCCGGACGTGTTCCCGCTgccaccgccgccgccaccgctgcCCAGCTCCACCTCGCAGTGCGCCTCGCCCGCCCGCTTCGGCCCCAGCCAGACGCCCGCAGCCTTCCTCAGCGCCCTGCTACCCTCTCAGCCACCTCCGGTTGCTGTCAACGCCCTGGGGCTGCCCAAGGGCGTCACCCCCGC GGGATTTCCAAAGAAGGCCAGTAGAACTGCTAGAATAGCCTCTGATGAGGAGATTCAAGGCACGAAGGATGCTGTCATTCAAGACCTGGAACGGAAACTTCGCTTCAAGGAGGACCTTCTGAACAATGGCCAACCG AGGCTAACATATGAGGAAAGAATGGCTCGCCGCCTGCTTGGTGCCGACAGCGCAAACGTCTTCAACATCCAGGAGCCAGAAGAAACAGCAGCCAATCAG GATGCTGGGGCTCCTCGGGCTTCTGTAGGGGGTCCTCTGGATGGTCAAAAG GAGTACAAGGTCTCCAGCTGTGAGCAGAGGCTGATTAGTGAGATTGAGTACAGGCTGGAACGCTCCCCTGTGGATGAGTCGGGAGATGAGGTGCAGGATGCGGAGGTGCCCGTGGAGAATGCAGCAGCTCCCTGCTTTGAGATGAAGCTGAAACATTACAAGATCTTCGAGGGGATGCCCGTGACTTTCACGTGTCGAGTGGCAGGGAATCCAAAGCCAAAG ATCTATTGGTTTAAAGATGGGAAGCAGATTTCTCCAAAGAGTGATCACTACACCATTCAGAGAGACCTTGATGGGACCTGCTCTCTCCACACCACAGCCTCTACCCTAGACGACGATGGGAACTACACCATCATGGCTGCCAACCCTCAG GGTCGAGTCAGTTGTACAGGACGACTAATGGTACAGGCCGTCAACCAAAGAGGCCGCAGTCCCCGCTCTCCCTCAGGCCATCCTCACGCCAGAAG GCCTCGCTCTCGATCGAGGGACAGTGGAGATGAAAACGAGCCCATTCAGGAGCGATTCTTCAGACCTCACTTCCTGCAGGCTCCTGGAGACCTGACTGTTCAGGAAGGCAAGCTCTGCAGGATGGACTGCAAG GTCAGCGGATTACCAACCCCAGATCTCAGCTGGCAACTAGATGGGAAGCCCATACGCCCCGACAGCGCTCACAAGATGCTGGTCCGTGAGAATGGGGTACACTCCCTCATTATAGAGCCAGTCACATCCCGGGATGCTGGCATCTACACATGCATTGCCACCAACAGAGCAGGACAGAACTCATTTAATCTGGAGCTTGTGGTCGCTG CTAAAGAAGCACACAAGGCCCCTGTGTTTATTGAGAAGCTGCAGAACACGGGAGTTGCCGATGGGTACCCAGTGCGGCTGGAATGCCGTGTTTTGGGAGTGCCACCACCCCAGAtattttggaagaaagaaaatgaatcacTCACTCACAGCACTGAGCGAGTAAG CATGCACCAGGATAATCACGGCTACATCTGCCTGCTCATTCAGGGAGCCACAAAAGAAGACGCTGGGTGGTATACGGTGTCAGCCAAGAACGAAGCAGGCATTGTGTCCTGTACTGCCAGGCTGGATGTCTACA
- the Palld gene encoding palladin isoform X5, which translates to MSALASRATTMQSSGSFNYARPKQFIAAQNLGPASGLPTPTSSPSSSSLPSPLSPTPRPFGRAPGPPFVEPEAMWGPSSPSPPPPPPPVFSPSTAYPVPDVFPLPPPPPPLPSSTSQCASPARFGPSQTPAAFLSALLPSQPPPVAVNALGLPKGVTPAGFPKKASRTARIASDEEIQGTKDAVIQDLERKLRFKEDLLNNGQPRLTYEERMARRLLGADSANVFNIQEPEETAANQEYKVSSCEQRLISEIEYRLERSPVDESGDEVQDAEVPVENAAAPCFEMKLKHYKIFEGMPVTFTCRVAGNPKPKIYWFKDGKQISPKSDHYTIQRDLDGTCSLHTTASTLDDDGNYTIMAANPQGRVSCTGRLMVQAVNQRGRSPRSPSGHPHARRPRSRSRDSGDENEPIQERFFRPHFLQAPGDLTVQEGKLCRMDCKVSGLPTPDLSWQLDGKPIRPDSAHKMLVRENGVHSLIIEPVTSRDAGIYTCIATNRAGQNSFNLELVVAAKEAHKAPVFIEKLQNTGVADGYPVRLECRVLGVPPPQIFWKKENESLTHSTERVSMHQDNHGYICLLIQGATKEDAGWYTVSAKNEAGIVSCTARLDVYTQWHQQPQTTKPKKVRPSASRYAALSDQGLDIKAAFQPEASPSHLTLNSGLVESEDL; encoded by the exons ATGAGCGCGCTGGCCTCCCGCGCCACCACCATGCagtcctctggctccttcaactACGCGCGCCCCAAGCAGTTCATCGCGGCGCAGAACCTGGGTCCCGCGTCGGGGCTGCCCACGCCCACCTCCAGTCCCAGCTCCTCCAGCCTGCCGTCGCCGCTGTCCCCAACACCCAGGCCGTTCGGCCGCGCGCCCGGGCCGCCCTTCGTGGAACCCGAGGCCATGTGGGGCCCGTCCTCGCCCtcgccgccaccgccgccaccgccgGTCTTCAGCCCCTCCACGGCCTACCCGGTGCCGGACGTGTTCCCGCTgccaccgccgccgccaccgctgcCCAGCTCCACCTCGCAGTGCGCCTCGCCCGCCCGCTTCGGCCCCAGCCAGACGCCCGCAGCCTTCCTCAGCGCCCTGCTACCCTCTCAGCCACCTCCGGTTGCTGTCAACGCCCTGGGGCTGCCCAAGGGCGTCACCCCCGC GGGATTTCCAAAGAAGGCCAGTAGAACTGCTAGAATAGCCTCTGATGAGGAGATTCAAGGCACGAAGGATGCTGTCATTCAAGACCTGGAACGGAAACTTCGCTTCAAGGAGGACCTTCTGAACAATGGCCAACCG AGGCTAACATATGAGGAAAGAATGGCTCGCCGCCTGCTTGGTGCCGACAGCGCAAACGTCTTCAACATCCAGGAGCCAGAAGAAACAGCAGCCAATCAG GAGTACAAGGTCTCCAGCTGTGAGCAGAGGCTGATTAGTGAGATTGAGTACAGGCTGGAACGCTCCCCTGTGGATGAGTCGGGAGATGAGGTGCAGGATGCGGAGGTGCCCGTGGAGAATGCAGCAGCTCCCTGCTTTGAGATGAAGCTGAAACATTACAAGATCTTCGAGGGGATGCCCGTGACTTTCACGTGTCGAGTGGCAGGGAATCCAAAGCCAAAG ATCTATTGGTTTAAAGATGGGAAGCAGATTTCTCCAAAGAGTGATCACTACACCATTCAGAGAGACCTTGATGGGACCTGCTCTCTCCACACCACAGCCTCTACCCTAGACGACGATGGGAACTACACCATCATGGCTGCCAACCCTCAG GGTCGAGTCAGTTGTACAGGACGACTAATGGTACAGGCCGTCAACCAAAGAGGCCGCAGTCCCCGCTCTCCCTCAGGCCATCCTCACGCCAGAAG GCCTCGCTCTCGATCGAGGGACAGTGGAGATGAAAACGAGCCCATTCAGGAGCGATTCTTCAGACCTCACTTCCTGCAGGCTCCTGGAGACCTGACTGTTCAGGAAGGCAAGCTCTGCAGGATGGACTGCAAG GTCAGCGGATTACCAACCCCAGATCTCAGCTGGCAACTAGATGGGAAGCCCATACGCCCCGACAGCGCTCACAAGATGCTGGTCCGTGAGAATGGGGTACACTCCCTCATTATAGAGCCAGTCACATCCCGGGATGCTGGCATCTACACATGCATTGCCACCAACAGAGCAGGACAGAACTCATTTAATCTGGAGCTTGTGGTCGCTG CTAAAGAAGCACACAAGGCCCCTGTGTTTATTGAGAAGCTGCAGAACACGGGAGTTGCCGATGGGTACCCAGTGCGGCTGGAATGCCGTGTTTTGGGAGTGCCACCACCCCAGAtattttggaagaaagaaaatgaatcacTCACTCACAGCACTGAGCGAGTAAG CATGCACCAGGATAATCACGGCTACATCTGCCTGCTCATTCAGGGAGCCACAAAAGAAGACGCTGGGTGGTATACGGTGTCAGCCAAGAACGAAGCAGGCATTGTGTCCTGTACTGCCAGGCTGGATGTCTACA